One Mixta gaviniae genomic window carries:
- the dinB gene encoding DNA polymerase IV — MRKIIHVDMDCFYAAVEMRDNPSLRDIPLAIGGSRTQRGVISTANYPARKYGVRSAMSTAMALKLCPHLTLLPGRFDAYKEASAHIREIFSRYTARIEPLSLDEAYLDVSDSPHCHGSATLMAREIRQTIADELNLTASAGIAPIKFLAKIASDLNKPNGQYVITPDEMPQFLLTLPLAKIPGVGKVTAKKLEDLGLRTCADVQNSDLAMLLKRFGKFGRVIWERSHGIDEREVIADRERKSLGVERTLSEDIHHWEQCLEIIDFLYDELERRLTKIKPDRHIARQGVKLKFSDFQQTTQEHVWPILNKDDLIAVARKTWDERRGGRGVRLVGLHVTLLHPQLERQLVLGL, encoded by the coding sequence ATGCGCAAAATCATTCATGTCGATATGGACTGCTTTTACGCAGCGGTGGAGATGCGTGATAATCCCAGCCTGCGTGATATTCCTCTCGCTATCGGCGGTAGCCGCACCCAACGCGGCGTAATCAGTACCGCCAACTACCCGGCGCGCAAATATGGCGTACGCAGCGCGATGTCCACGGCGATGGCGCTGAAGCTCTGCCCGCATCTGACGCTGCTGCCGGGCCGCTTCGACGCCTATAAAGAAGCCTCTGCCCATATCCGGGAAATTTTTTCACGTTATACCGCGCGCATCGAGCCGTTGTCGCTGGACGAAGCGTATCTGGACGTCAGCGACAGCCCGCACTGCCACGGTTCGGCGACGCTGATGGCGCGTGAAATCCGCCAGACCATCGCCGATGAGCTGAACCTTACCGCGTCGGCGGGCATTGCGCCGATCAAGTTTCTCGCCAAAATCGCCTCCGATCTGAATAAGCCGAACGGTCAGTATGTGATTACGCCGGATGAGATGCCGCAGTTTTTGCTGACGCTGCCGCTGGCGAAAATTCCTGGCGTCGGCAAGGTGACGGCAAAGAAGCTGGAGGATTTAGGGCTGCGCACCTGCGCCGACGTGCAGAACAGCGATCTGGCGATGCTGTTGAAACGCTTTGGCAAGTTTGGCCGCGTTATCTGGGAGCGCAGCCACGGCATTGACGAGCGGGAAGTGATCGCCGATCGCGAGCGCAAATCGCTGGGGGTGGAACGCACGCTGTCGGAAGATATTCACCACTGGGAGCAGTGCCTGGAGATTATCGATTTTCTCTATGACGAGCTGGAGCGGCGCCTGACGAAAATCAAGCCGGACCGCCATATTGCGCGGCAGGGCGTGAAGCTGAAATTCAGCGATTTCCAGCAGACCACCCAGGAGCATGTCTGGCCGATCCTGAACAAAGACGATTTGATCGCGGTGGCGAGGAAGACGTGGGATGAGCGGCGCGGCGGCCGCGGCGTCCGGCTGGTGGGGCTGCACGTTACGCTGCTGCATCCGCAGCTGGAAAGGCAGCTGGTGCTGGGGCTGTAG
- a CDS encoding type II toxin-antitoxin system RelE/ParE family toxin, whose amino-acid sequence MYHLIIYQTSEGKQPFKAWRDKLRKKDPRAVLKINSTLDKVENGNFSDHKFERSGVWEIRINYGPGYRLYYSVENGKIVLLLIGGDKTTQSRDIAKAVEYLKDYKARTK is encoded by the coding sequence ATGTATCACTTAATCATTTACCAAACGTCAGAAGGAAAGCAGCCTTTCAAAGCGTGGCGTGACAAGCTGAGGAAAAAAGATCCACGGGCCGTTTTAAAGATAAACTCAACGTTGGATAAAGTGGAAAACGGCAATTTTTCCGATCACAAGTTTGAGCGCAGCGGCGTATGGGAAATAAGGATCAACTATGGGCCAGGCTATCGTCTCTATTACTCGGTGGAAAATGGCAAAATAGTTCTCCTGCTCATCGGTGGAGATAAAACCACCCAATCGCGTGATATCGCTAAAGCGGTTGAATATCTGAAAGATTACAAAGCGAGGACGAAATGA
- a CDS encoding DNA-binding protein: protein MLIAELREDPAYAEIYLQTALEDIYEPGGVAAFLTALRRVIEARGGIGEIAKKSGLGRQNIYRALSENGNPTIKTLTEITRAAGVRLVPAQRS from the coding sequence ATGCTAATCGCGGAGCTGCGCGAAGACCCGGCATATGCTGAAATCTATTTACAGACGGCGCTTGAAGATATTTATGAGCCTGGCGGCGTAGCGGCCTTTCTTACTGCGTTACGTCGTGTCATCGAAGCGCGCGGCGGCATAGGAGAGATAGCGAAAAAATCCGGCCTCGGCCGCCAGAACATCTATCGCGCGCTCTCTGAAAACGGCAACCCGACCATCAAAACGCTAACGGAAATTACGCGCGCAGCGGGTGTTCGTTTAGTTCCCGCCCAGCGGTCATAA
- the lpcA gene encoding D-sedoheptulose 7-phosphate isomerase has translation MYQDIIRSELNEAADTLNKFLSEDANIHAIQRAAVLLADSFKAGGKVLSCGNGGSHCDAMHFAEELTGRYRENRPGYPAIAISDVSHLSCVSNDFGYDYVFSRYVEAVGRAGDVLLGISTSGNSANIIKAIDAARAQGMKVITLTGKDGGKMAGSADIEIRVPHFGYADRIQEIHIKVIHILMLLIEKEMEKK, from the coding sequence ATGTACCAGGATATTATTCGTTCAGAACTTAACGAAGCAGCGGATACGCTAAATAAATTCCTGAGCGAAGACGCGAATATTCACGCGATCCAGCGTGCTGCGGTGCTGCTTGCCGACAGCTTCAAGGCGGGCGGCAAGGTGCTTTCCTGCGGTAACGGCGGCTCCCACTGCGATGCGATGCACTTCGCCGAAGAGCTGACCGGACGCTATCGCGAAAACCGCCCTGGCTATCCGGCCATCGCCATCTCCGATGTCAGCCATCTCTCCTGCGTTAGCAACGATTTTGGCTACGACTACGTCTTTTCGCGCTACGTGGAGGCGGTAGGCCGCGCGGGCGATGTGCTGCTGGGCATCTCCACTTCCGGCAACTCGGCGAACATCATCAAGGCGATTGACGCGGCGCGCGCGCAGGGGATGAAAGTGATCACCCTGACCGGCAAGGATGGCGGCAAAATGGCGGGCAGCGCCGATATCGAAATCCGCGTGCCCCATTTCGGCTATGCCGACCGCATTCAGGAGATCCATATCAAAGTGATCCATATCCTGATGCTGCTGATCGAAAAAGAGATGGAGAAAAAGTAA
- the fadE gene encoding acyl-CoA dehydrogenase FadE has translation MMVLSVLATLALIGALFWHRVSLRLSSVILLLWTAAMALFDLWTPWMLLPLALILLPLNLTSLRRSLFSAPMLRTFRKVMPPMSRTEKEAIDAGTTWWEGDLFRGNPDWKKLHNYPQPRLTTEEQAFLDGPVEEACRMANDFQITHEMADLPPELWAYLKEHRFFAMIIKKEYGGLEFSAYAQSRVLQKLAGISGILAITVGVPNSLGPGELLQHYGTDAQKDHYLPRLARGEEIPCFALTSPEAGSDAGAIPDTGVVCMGDWQGQQVLGMRLTWNKRYITLAPIATVLGLAFKLYDPQHLLGDTEELGITCALIPTHTPGVEIGKRHFPLNVPFQNGPTRGKDIFVPIDYIIGGPKMAGQGWRMLVECLSVGRGITLPSNSTGSVKSLALATGAYARIRRQFKVSIGKMEGIEEPLARIAGNAYVMDAAASLITYGIMLGEKPAVLSAIVKYHCTHRGQRAIIDAMDIAGGKGIMLGKSNFLARAYQGAPIAITVEGANILTRSMIIFGQGAIRCHPYVLQEMAAAERNDLPAFDRALFSHVGHVGSNLVRSLWLGITGGYTSASPTRDATRRYYQHLNRISANLALLSDVSMSVLGGSLKRRERVSARLGDILSQLYLASAALKRYDDEGRQAADLPLLHWGVQDALNQAENAIDDLLRNFPNAAVAATLRLAIFPAGRHCRAPSDRLDHQLAKLLQTPSATRSRLGRGQYLTPGEHNPAGQLEAALQDVMAAEAIHDRLSKQLKKHLSFTRLDELAQRGLQEGWINAQEAEVLKRAEVSRLRSINVDEFEPDALATQPVKQEQTAIRKIEAA, from the coding sequence ATGATGGTTCTTTCTGTTCTGGCGACGCTGGCGTTAATCGGCGCGCTTTTCTGGCATCGCGTTTCGCTGCGCCTTAGCAGCGTTATCCTGCTGCTGTGGACAGCGGCGATGGCGCTGTTCGATCTCTGGACCCCGTGGATGCTGCTGCCGCTGGCGCTGATCCTGCTGCCGTTGAATCTGACGTCGCTGCGCCGCTCCCTGTTTTCCGCCCCAATGCTGCGCACCTTCCGCAAGGTGATGCCGCCGATGTCGCGCACGGAGAAAGAAGCGATCGATGCTGGCACCACCTGGTGGGAAGGCGATCTGTTTCGCGGTAATCCCGACTGGAAAAAGCTGCATAACTATCCGCAGCCGCGTCTGACCACCGAAGAGCAGGCATTTCTCGACGGCCCGGTGGAAGAGGCGTGCCGTATGGCGAACGATTTCCAGATCACGCACGAGATGGCCGATCTGCCGCCCGAACTGTGGGCGTATCTGAAAGAGCATCGCTTCTTCGCTATGATCATTAAAAAAGAGTATGGCGGACTGGAATTCTCCGCCTACGCGCAATCGCGCGTGCTGCAGAAGCTGGCGGGCATCTCCGGCATTCTGGCGATCACCGTCGGCGTGCCGAACTCGCTCGGCCCTGGCGAGCTGCTGCAGCATTACGGCACCGATGCGCAGAAGGATCACTATCTGCCGCGTCTGGCGCGCGGCGAAGAGATCCCCTGCTTTGCGCTGACCAGCCCGGAAGCGGGCTCCGATGCGGGCGCCATTCCCGATACCGGCGTGGTCTGTATGGGCGACTGGCAGGGCCAGCAGGTGCTGGGCATGCGTCTCACCTGGAACAAGCGCTATATTACGCTGGCACCCATCGCTACCGTCCTCGGTCTGGCATTTAAGCTTTACGATCCGCAACATCTGCTGGGCGATACTGAAGAGCTGGGCATTACCTGCGCGCTGATCCCAACCCATACGCCGGGCGTCGAGATCGGCAAACGTCATTTCCCGCTGAACGTACCGTTCCAGAACGGCCCAACGCGCGGCAAAGATATCTTCGTACCGATTGATTACATTATCGGCGGCCCGAAAATGGCCGGCCAGGGCTGGCGGATGCTGGTTGAATGTCTCTCTGTGGGACGCGGCATCACCCTGCCCTCTAACTCAACCGGCAGTGTGAAAAGCCTGGCGCTGGCCACCGGCGCCTATGCGCGCATTCGTCGTCAGTTCAAGGTCTCTATCGGCAAGATGGAAGGGATCGAGGAGCCGCTGGCGCGCATCGCTGGCAACGCCTATGTCATGGATGCCGCCGCTTCCCTGATCACCTACGGCATTATGCTCGGCGAAAAACCGGCGGTACTGTCGGCAATTGTGAAATATCACTGCACCCATCGCGGCCAGCGCGCCATTATCGATGCAATGGATATCGCCGGCGGCAAAGGGATTATGCTCGGTAAGAGCAACTTCCTCGCCCGCGCTTATCAGGGCGCGCCGATCGCCATTACCGTAGAAGGTGCCAACATCCTGACGCGCAGCATGATCATCTTCGGCCAGGGCGCTATCCGTTGCCATCCTTATGTGTTGCAGGAGATGGCCGCCGCCGAGCGCAACGACCTGCCCGCTTTCGACCGCGCGCTGTTTAGCCACGTCGGCCATGTCGGCAGCAATCTGGTGCGCAGCCTGTGGCTTGGCATTACCGGCGGCTATACCAGCGCCTCACCGACGCGCGACGCTACACGCCGTTACTATCAGCATCTGAACCGCATTAGCGCCAACCTGGCACTGCTGTCAGATGTTTCAATGTCGGTGCTGGGCGGCAGCCTGAAACGCCGTGAACGCGTGTCGGCGCGCCTGGGCGATATTCTCAGCCAGCTTTACCTCGCCTCGGCGGCGCTGAAGCGCTATGACGATGAAGGCCGTCAGGCGGCGGATCTGCCGCTGCTGCACTGGGGCGTGCAGGATGCGCTCAACCAGGCGGAAAATGCCATTGACGATCTGCTGCGCAATTTCCCGAACGCGGCCGTCGCGGCGACGCTGCGCCTGGCGATTTTCCCTGCGGGCCGTCACTGCCGCGCGCCATCGGATCGTCTCGATCATCAGCTGGCGAAGCTGCTGCAAACGCCCTCCGCCACGCGCTCCCGTCTGGGACGCGGCCAGTACCTGACGCCTGGCGAACATAACCCTGCCGGCCAGCTGGAAGCCGCGCTGCAGGATGTGATGGCGGCGGAAGCGATCCACGATCGTCTCAGCAAGCAGCTGAAGAAGCATTTGTCGTTTACCCGACTGGATGAGCTGGCGCAGCGCGGCCTGCAGGAAGGCTGGATCAACGCGCAGGAAGCCGAAGTGCTGAAACGCGCCGAAGTCAGCCGCCTGCGTTCGATTAACGTGGATGAGTTCGAGCCGGATGCCCTGGCGACTCAGCCGGTAAAGCAAGAACAGACGGCAATCCGTAAAATCGAAGCCGCCTGA
- the dpaA gene encoding peptidoglycan meso-diaminopimelic acid protein amidase, whose protein sequence is MGKIALLFAMILLPALSMASAPDPVQPLAPVSKELKKQLLGTPVYIQIFKEERTLELYGKIGNEFRLLDSYRICNFSGGLGPKRRQGDFKSPEGFYSVRLNQLKPDSRFYRAINIGFPNQYDRQQGYDGKFLMIHGACVSIGCYAMTNAYMDEIFSYVNAALRNGQPEVEISIYPFRMTESNMQRHRNSYYASFWKELQPGYAYFVEHRQPPMVAVNNGKYVLNGAPVSGTPAASASFLALSKAK, encoded by the coding sequence ATGGGCAAAATCGCACTGTTGTTTGCGATGATTCTTTTGCCGGCCCTCAGCATGGCAAGCGCCCCGGACCCAGTGCAGCCACTGGCGCCGGTCAGCAAAGAGTTAAAGAAGCAGTTATTAGGCACGCCGGTTTATATTCAGATTTTCAAAGAAGAGCGCACGCTGGAACTTTACGGCAAGATCGGCAACGAGTTCCGCCTGCTCGACAGCTATCGCATCTGTAATTTTTCCGGCGGGCTGGGGCCGAAGCGCCGTCAGGGCGATTTCAAAAGCCCGGAAGGGTTCTACAGCGTCAGGCTAAATCAGCTGAAGCCGGACAGCCGCTTTTACCGCGCGATCAATATCGGTTTTCCTAACCAGTACGATCGCCAGCAGGGTTATGACGGGAAATTTCTGATGATCCACGGCGCCTGCGTCTCGATTGGCTGTTACGCCATGACCAACGCCTATATGGATGAGATTTTCAGCTATGTGAACGCCGCGCTGCGCAACGGCCAGCCGGAAGTGGAAATCAGTATCTATCCGTTCCGCATGACCGAAAGCAATATGCAGCGTCACCGCAACTCTTATTACGCCAGCTTCTGGAAAGAGCTGCAGCCGGGCTACGCTTACTTCGTCGAGCATCGCCAGCCGCCGATGGTGGCGGTCAATAACGGCAAGTATGTGCTGAACGGCGCGCCGGTCAGCGGCACCCCTGCCGCCTCGGCGTCATTCCTGGCGCTCTCCAAGGCAAAATAG
- the mtnK gene encoding S-methyl-5-thioribose kinase, with amino-acid sequence MSQYRTFTAADAVAYAQQFSGLSDASSLVDAEEIGDGNLNLVFKIFDRDGHSRIVVKQALPYVRCVGESWPLTLDRARLEAETLIEHYRHCPQHTVRVLHYDAALAVMVMEDLSSHRIWRGELTQGRYYPQAARQLGEYLAQTLFHTSDFYLHPHQKKAQVARFINPEMCEITEDLFFTDPYEAHPRNSYPPALEADVNQLRSDDRLRGEVAGLKHRFFAHAEALLHGDIHSGSIFVADGSLKAIDAEFGYFGPMGFDIGTALGNLLLNYCALPGLLAPREAADAREQRLTDVREVWITFAERFQALATEKTRDRALAWPGYASEFLKKVFADSIGYCGTELIRRTVGMSHVADMKNIPDPVMHAECVRHAIGLGRALIVAAANIDSVDTLIARIRQHG; translated from the coding sequence ATGTCGCAATACCGGACGTTCACTGCCGCCGATGCGGTGGCCTATGCGCAACAATTTAGCGGACTGAGCGATGCGTCTTCGCTGGTGGACGCCGAAGAGATTGGTGACGGTAACCTTAATCTGGTATTTAAAATCTTCGATCGTGACGGTCACAGCCGTATTGTGGTGAAACAGGCGCTGCCCTATGTCCGCTGCGTTGGCGAATCCTGGCCACTGACGCTGGATCGCGCACGGCTGGAGGCAGAAACCCTGATTGAACATTATCGCCACTGCCCGCAGCATACGGTCAGGGTACTGCATTACGACGCGGCGCTGGCGGTGATGGTGATGGAGGATCTCTCCAGCCATCGCATCTGGCGCGGCGAACTGACGCAGGGGCGCTACTATCCGCAGGCGGCGCGGCAGCTGGGCGAGTATCTGGCGCAAACGCTGTTTCATACCTCCGATTTTTACCTGCATCCCCACCAGAAAAAGGCGCAGGTAGCGCGCTTTATCAATCCCGAGATGTGCGAAATCACGGAAGATCTCTTTTTCACCGATCCTTATGAAGCGCATCCGCGCAACAGCTATCCGCCGGCGCTGGAAGCTGACGTGAATCAACTACGCAGCGACGACCGTCTGCGTGGCGAGGTGGCGGGGCTGAAGCATCGCTTTTTCGCCCACGCCGAAGCGCTGCTGCATGGCGATATTCACAGCGGCTCGATCTTCGTTGCCGACGGCAGCCTGAAGGCGATTGACGCCGAGTTCGGCTACTTTGGGCCGATGGGTTTTGACATCGGCACTGCGCTGGGCAACCTGCTGCTAAACTACTGCGCCTTGCCGGGGCTGCTGGCGCCGCGTGAAGCCGCCGACGCGCGCGAGCAGCGTTTAACGGACGTACGTGAAGTGTGGATAACCTTTGCCGAACGCTTTCAGGCGCTGGCGACGGAGAAAACCCGCGACCGTGCGCTGGCCTGGCCCGGTTACGCCAGTGAGTTTCTTAAGAAGGTGTTTGCCGACAGTATCGGCTACTGCGGCACCGAGCTGATTCGCCGTACCGTTGGCATGTCGCACGTTGCCGATATGAAAAATATCCCCGATCCGGTAATGCACGCGGAATGCGTGCGTCATGCGATTGGGTTGGGCAGGGCGCTGATTGTCGCCGCGGCCAATATCGATAGCGTCGATACGCTGATCGCCCGTATCCGTCAGCACGGCTAA
- a CDS encoding class II glutamine amidotransferase has translation MCELLGMSANVPTDICFSFTGLVQRGGGTGPHKDGWGITFYENKGCRTFKDPQPSYNSPIARLVQEYPIKSCSVVAHIRQANRGQVSLENTHPFTRELWGRHWTYAHNGQLSGYRRLETGNFRPVGETDSEKAFCWLLHKLATRYPRTPGNWPAVFRYIAELAGELRQKGVFNMLLSDGRYLMAYCSTNLFWITRRAPFGKAKLLDQDVEIDFQKQTTPNDVVTVIATQPLTGNETWHRIAPGEWQLFCLGERQE, from the coding sequence ATGTGCGAATTGCTCGGAATGAGCGCCAACGTTCCAACTGATATCTGTTTCAGCTTTACCGGTCTGGTGCAGCGCGGCGGCGGCACCGGGCCGCATAAAGATGGCTGGGGCATCACCTTTTATGAAAATAAGGGCTGCCGCACCTTTAAAGATCCGCAGCCCAGCTATAACTCGCCGATTGCGCGGCTGGTGCAGGAGTATCCGATCAAATCCTGTTCGGTGGTGGCGCATATTCGTCAGGCGAACCGCGGGCAGGTATCGCTGGAAAATACTCATCCCTTTACCCGCGAACTGTGGGGACGCCACTGGACCTACGCCCATAATGGCCAGCTTAGCGGCTATCGTCGGCTGGAGACCGGCAACTTTCGTCCGGTAGGGGAGACCGACAGTGAAAAGGCGTTCTGCTGGCTGCTGCACAAGCTGGCGACGCGCTATCCGCGCACGCCCGGCAACTGGCCGGCGGTGTTCCGCTATATCGCCGAGCTGGCGGGAGAGCTGCGTCAGAAGGGGGTATTCAATATGCTGCTGTCGGATGGCCGCTACCTGATGGCCTACTGTTCGACCAATCTGTTCTGGATTACGCGGCGTGCGCCCTTCGGCAAAGCGAAGCTGCTGGATCAGGATGTGGAGATAGACTTTCAGAAGCAGACCACGCCGAACGACGTGGTCACGGTGATTGCCACTCAGCCGCTAACCGGCAATGAAACCTGGCACCGTATCGCGCCAGGCGAGTGGCAACTATTTTGCCTTGGAGAGCGCCAGGAATGA